The window CTGGCGCTGGTGGCGCTCGCGTGGATGGATGGCGGGGAAGAGCCGCTCCATCCGATTGCGCAGGAGATCGAACTTCCCGGAGCCGCGCGATGAGCCGTTCGGGGAGCCGCGCTAAGTTTGCCCTTGCTGCCTCTGTCCTCGCTCTGGGCATTGGCGGTGCGATCGCCGGGGCGGGTCTTGCCGGCATGGCGAGCGCGCAGGGCAAGCCCGAATCGATCCTCCCCCCGGGATTTGACGATCCCGCCCCCGCGCCGCGTCCTGCGCCCGCGCCTGCGCAGCGCCCTGCACAGGGCCCTTCGCAGCCGACTGTGACCCGCCCCTCCACCGGCACGCAACCGGGCGTGGCAGGGCCGGGCACTGTCTTCCCCGGCACGGGGCCGGCCATGCCGGTCGATGCGCCGCCGCTGCCATCGATCACCCGCGACGAACTCGCGCGCCTGCCGACGCTCGAACAGCTCGAAAACATGTCGACCGAGGAACTTGACCAGCTGCTCGGGCTGAAGCCGCGTTCGGACATGCCCTCGGGCGCGCGCCGGGCGCTGACCCGCGTGGGCGTGCTGGCGGTGGAGGAGGGCGGTCTGCCGCCGCGTGCGCTCGCCAACCAGCCCGAAGCGCTGGTGCGGGCGGTGCTCGCGGGCAACAAGGGTCCGCTGGTGTCGCGCTGGGGGCATATCCTGCTGCGCCGCACGCTGGCGAGCCGCATGGCCGCGCCGCTCGGCATGGACCCTATAGACTTTGCCGCCTTGCGCGTCGGTCTGCTTGACCGGATCGGCGAATATGCCGTCGCCCGCGCGGTGGCGCAGGATATCGACACGGCGAGCTGGTCGCCCGCGCTCACCGATGCTGCGCTGAAAGCCTATCTGGCGACCGGCGATGTCACCGGCGCCTGCCCGGCGGTGCGCCTGCAGGGTTCCACCCGCGAGGATGGCGAATGGCAGCTGATGCAGGCGATCTGCAACGCCTTCGGGGGAGAGACCGCGCTGGCCGCGACCCAGCTGGACCGCGCGCTGTTCCGCGGGGTGGCACCGCGGGTCGATGTGTTGCTGGCGCGGCGCTTTGCCGGAGCGGCAGGGCGCGGGCAGCGGGCGGTGAATATCGAATGGCAGGGGGTCGATGATCTCAGTCCCTTGCGCTTCAGCCTTGCAACTGCCCTCGGCGAGCCGGTGCCCGAAGAGCTGCTCGATGGCGCGCTGAAAGCCCGCGGCGGGGCCTATTTCGCCCGTGCAGGGGCCCTGCTGCCGATGCTGCCTGCCGGCACCCGCGCCGGCTTTGCCGGAAGGGCCGCGCGCGAGGGGATCATGTCCTCGCAGGCGCTGATCGATCTCTATTCCGCGGTCTATGCCGATCCTGCGGCCGAGGGCGAGACGCAGACCCATGCCGCGGCCTTGCGCGAAGCCTATCTCGCCGAAGACCCGGCGGACCGGATCGCGGCGATGCAGCGATTGTGGGATGCGGGCAATGCCATTGGCGGCGGGGACGGCTACGGGGCAAGGGTGCTCACCGCCTATGCCGCCGCGCGCATTCCGGCCGATGCGGCGCTTGCGGACAGTGCTGGCGGGCTGATCGCGGCGATGCTTACCGCCGGGCTGGATCGCGATGCGCTGGCGTGGCGCGATGTGGTCGAGGACGGCTCGCTCGCCTGGGCGCTGATCGCACTGGCTGATGGCGCAGCGGGCGAGGTGTCGCAGGGCGATGTCGAGACCTTCATCAGCGATGATGACAGCGCGGGTAGCCGCAAATCGGCCTTCCTCGTGGCGGGCCTCGCGGGGCTCGGCAAGCTCTCCGAAGGCGATGCGGCCGCGCTGGCGGACGACACCGGCTTCGATCTGGCGCGCCAGACCCGCTGGACCCGCACCATTGCGCGAGCGGGCGAGGTCAATAATCCGGTGCTGGTGGCCTTGCTCGCAGGGCTCGGGATGCAGGGGACGAGCTGGGAGCAGATGACCCCGCTCCACCTCTATCACATCGTCTCGGCCCTCAACCGCGTGGGCCTCAATGCCGAAGCCCGGATGATCGCCGCCGAGGCGGTGGCGCGCGGATAATGTCCGCGGCAACGCAGGCGTTTCTCGCGATGCTCGCTGCCGAGCGCGGAGCAGCCGCCAACACGCTCGCGGCCTATGCCCGCGATCTTGCACAGGCCGAGGAAGCGATCGGCGATCTGGCCGCTGCGCCGCGCGATGCCGTTGCCACGCTTGCAGGCGAATGGGCGAGCCTCGCGCCTGCCAGTGTCGCGCGCAAGACCTCGGCCCTCAGGCAGTTCTTCGCCTTCGCCATCGACGAGGGCTGGCGCGGCGATGATCCCTCGGGCGCGCTCCCCCGCCCACGCACCCGCCGTCCGCTGCCCAAGGTTATGGGCCACGATGCGATCGCCGCGCTCTTCGCCCGTGCCGAGGAGGAGGCGAGAAGCGATGATCCCGCTGCCGTCAGGATGCTGGCGCTGATCGAGCTGCTCTATGGCTCGGGCCTGCGCGCCTCCGAACTTGTCACCCTGCCGCTCTCCGCTGTGCCGCGCGATGCGCCTTTCATCACGGTGACGGGCAAGGGCGGGACCACGCGGCTGGTGCCGGTCGGCGGGCGGGCGCTGGCGGCGCTGGCGCGCTGGACCGTGCTGCGCCCGGCCGATCCGCCTTCGCGCTTCCTGTTCCCCTCGCGCGGGGGCAAGCCGTTGTCACGGGTGCGGTTGTTCCAGCTCCTCAAGGACCTCGCAGGCCGGGCCGGGCTCGATCCCGCCGCGATCAGCCCGCACGTTTTGCGCCATGCCTTTGCCACCCATCTGCTGGAAGGCGGGGCGGACCTGCGCGTGCTGCAGACCCTGCTCGGCCATGCCGACATTTCCACCACCCAGATATATACCCATGTCGATGCCGCGCGGCTGGTGGCGTTGGTCAATGCCCGTCACCCGCTTGCAACCCGCGCCACATCGGACTAGCGCCTTGCCATGATTTCCTATCTCGATTTCGAGAAGCCGGTGGCAGCGCTGGAAGAGCGCATCACCCAGCTTCGAAGCGTCAATGCGCTGCACGATGTGGATGTCGCGGCCGAGATTGCCCGGCTCGAAGCCAAAAGCACCGAGCTGCTCGCCAGCACCTATGCCTCGCTCACCCCGTGGCAGAAGACGCAGGTCGCTCGGCATCCGCAGCGCCCGCATTTCCGCGACTATGTTGCCAATGCCTTCAGCGACTTCATGCCGCTGGGCGGGGACCGGCTCTATGCCGATGACCTTGCGATCATGGGCGGCTTTGCGACGCTGGGCGGACGCAAGGTCATGCTGATCGGGCACGAGAAGGGCCACGACACCAAGACGCGGATTGCGCACAATTTCGGCATGGGCAAACCCGAAGGCTATCGCAAGGCGATCCGCCTGATGGAACTGGCGGACCGATTCGGCCTGCCTGTGGTGACGCTGGTCGACACCTCGGGCGCTTTTCCGGGGATCGAGGCGGAAGAGCGCGGCCAGGCCGAAGCCATTGCCCGGTCGACCGAAGCCTGTCTGGCGCTGGGCGTGCCGATGGTTGCGGTGATCGTGGGCGAGGGCGGATCGGGCGGCGCGGTGGCGCTCGCCTCGGCCAACCGGGTGCTGATGATGGAGCACGCGGTCTATTCGGTAATCTCGCCCGAAGGCTGCGCCTCGATCCTGTGGCGCACTTCGGACAAGGCTGCTGACGCCGCGCAGGCGATGAAGGTCACCGCGCAGCATCTGAAGCGCGACAATGTGATCGACCGGATCGTCAAGGAGCCGGTCGGCGGGGCGCAGCGCGATCCGGTGACGGCCTCGCGCCTGCTGGGGCAGGCTCTGGCCGAGGAGCTTGACGGGCTCTCCACCAAGACCCGCGCCGAGATCATCGCCCAGCGCGAAGAGCGGTTCCTCGCCATCGGCGGTTAAGCTTCGCTCAGGCAAGCCCTTGTCGCGGGCGGCTTTCCCGATAGTCTGGGGGCCGGACAGAACAGCGGGAGACAAGGCCATGGCACATAGAATCACGCGCAAGACCCTCGCGGTCGGCGTTGCCGCGCTGGCACTGGCCAGCAGCGTCGGCGTGGCCACGGCGCAGATCCCCGCGTCCTCTGCCCCGATCACGCCGCAGGAAGCCCGGATGGGCGCAGAATATCACCCGCAGTTCCTCGCCGAATTCGGCGGCGCGATGAGCGGGCCGCAGGCCGCTTACGTGGAGCAGGTGAGCAAGAATATCGCGGTGCAATCGGGCCTCGGCAATGCGCGCGAGAGCTTTACGGTCAGCCTGCTCAATTCATCGGTCCACAATGCCTTCGCGGTGCCGGGCGGCTATATCTACACCACCCGCCAGCTGGTGACGCTGATGAACAACGAGGCGGAGCTGGCCGCGGTGATGGGCCACGAGGTCGGCCATGTCGCCGCACGCCATTCGCAGCGGCGGCAAAAGGCGGCGCAGCGCAATTCGATCCTCGGTGTGCTCGGCGCGATCGGCTCCTCGATCCTCTTGGGCGATTCGGGGATCGGCAGCACCCTGTCGCGCGGGTTTCTCGAAGGCTCGCAGCTCTTGACCCTGCGGTTCTCGCGCAAGCAGGAGCTGGAGGCTGATAATCTCGGCATCCAGTATCTCGCCCGCGCCGGTTATGATCGCCG is drawn from Erythrobacter sp. and contains these coding sequences:
- a CDS encoding tyrosine recombinase, whose translation is MSAATQAFLAMLAAERGAAANTLAAYARDLAQAEEAIGDLAAAPRDAVATLAGEWASLAPASVARKTSALRQFFAFAIDEGWRGDDPSGALPRPRTRRPLPKVMGHDAIAALFARAEEEARSDDPAAVRMLALIELLYGSGLRASELVTLPLSAVPRDAPFITVTGKGGTTRLVPVGGRALAALARWTVLRPADPPSRFLFPSRGGKPLSRVRLFQLLKDLAGRAGLDPAAISPHVLRHAFATHLLEGGADLRVLQTLLGHADISTTQIYTHVDAARLVALVNARHPLATRATSD
- a CDS encoding acetyl-CoA carboxylase carboxyltransferase subunit alpha, which codes for MISYLDFEKPVAALEERITQLRSVNALHDVDVAAEIARLEAKSTELLASTYASLTPWQKTQVARHPQRPHFRDYVANAFSDFMPLGGDRLYADDLAIMGGFATLGGRKVMLIGHEKGHDTKTRIAHNFGMGKPEGYRKAIRLMELADRFGLPVVTLVDTSGAFPGIEAEERGQAEAIARSTEACLALGVPMVAVIVGEGGSGGAVALASANRVLMMEHAVYSVISPEGCASILWRTSDKAADAAQAMKVTAQHLKRDNVIDRIVKEPVGGAQRDPVTASRLLGQALAEELDGLSTKTRAEIIAQREERFLAIGG